In Phycisphaerae bacterium RAS2, the DNA window CGCACGATGACGGAAAATTCGCGCTGCGGGGGTCACCCGGTTACACTCCCGTCTTTGGGAGACTGACATGGCCGGACCGACACCCGCGGACGCCTCGCGCCTAACGGAGCTGATTTCATCTCGCCCGCCTTGTGTTTACATCCCGACCCATGAAGAGGCCTGGGCGTTGACGCTCGTACGCGAAGCAGTCTGCGGCGACGCGGAAGAATACCTGACCTGGTCGATAATCGACGGCCTCCGTGACGGATTGGTGCGCGATCAACCAGCCATCCCCGAGACGGAGCATCCCGCCGGCGCGCTCTTCTATTTGTACAAGCGAATAGAGACGGTCCGCGCGGCGGTCATGCTGGACCTGGTCGCGCATTTGGAAGACGCGCGAACAGCCCGGCTGGCCCGGCAATTGGTGCAGCGATGCGCCGAGACCAAGCGAACGCTGATCCTGATCGATCATCGGGACGAGTTGCCGCCGGTGCTGGCGAGCGAAGCCGTTCGGTTCGAGTTGTCGCTTCCGGGTGACGGCGAAATCGAGTCGCTGGTGACCGAGTCCCTGCGGAATCACCATCAACAGTCTCCGCTGCGCGTAGACATCCCGCGCAGTGCTTTTGACGCGATTCTTCGCAATCTTCGCGGGCTGACGCGCCGAGAGATCCTTCGCATCATCGAAGAGACCGTCGCGACCGACCGCGTCTTCAACGCGGACGATCTGGATACCGTTCTGACACGCAAACGCCAACTGGTTCGATCCGGCGGGCTGCTGGAGTTCATCACCGCCCCCGCTTCCATGGACGATGTCGCCGGGCTGACAAGGCTCAAGGCTTGGCTGAATGTTCGGCGAAAAGCCATGCAGCGCGAGGCCGAGGCCGTTGGCATTTCCGCCCCGCGGGGAATCCTTCTCCTTGGCGTGCAGGGATCGGGTAAGAGCTACTGTGCCAAGGCCGTCGCGACCGCGTGGCAGCGCCCGTTGCTGCGACTGGACCCCGGCGCGCTGTACGACCGTTACATTGGCGAATCGGAGCGTCGTCTGCGCGATGCCCTGGGGCAGGCCGAGCGCATGGCGCCGATCGTGCTCTGGATTGACGAGATCGAAAAGGGCTTCGCGTCAGCTGCCAGTCGCAACATCGACGGCGGGTTGTCTCAACGCATGTTCGGTTCCTTGCTGACATGGATGCAGGAGCATCGCGCGCCGGTGTTCATCGTGGCAACCGCGAATGACATTGAGGCGCTTCCACCGGAACTGCTTCGCAAGGGGCGATTTGACGAAATCTTCTTTGTCGATCTGCCGACGCCCGCGGTTCGAGAGCAGGTTTTTACGATTCATCTCCGCAAGCGCAGTCAGGACCCCTCCAAGATCGATGTGGCAGCGCTCGCAGCGGCGACGGATGGCTTCAGTGGCGCGGAAATCGAGCAGGCGATCATCTCCGCCCTGCACGACGCCTTCGCAACAAAAGCAAAATTGACAACGGACCAATTGCTTGCAGCCGTTCAGGCCACCGTCCCGCTTTCCGTCACAATGGATCGCAAAGTGGCGGCACTGCGCGCTTGGGCGGCAACGCGCTGCGTCCAGGCCGACTAGTCTTGTGCGGGCGCTACCCGAAACAGCGTTCCATACGGCTGCTGACCTTCGGCGAACGAAAACTGATTCACAGCCTGAAGCACGCCCGCGTCGAGCATCTCTGCAAACTTCTGCGGCGACAGGCCCGGCCAGAAGCCGTAGCGCGAGTTCGCCAGCCGTGACCATTCCGCCCAGCCGACATAGACATGGGAATAATGATGGTCGATCAGCCAACGGCTGATTTCTCGAGGCGATTTTCCCGCGGCAGCCTCCGCAAAGGCAGAGCGATTGAAGATCACGGTGTAGTCCGCACACGGCGAAAGATAAAAACTTCTCGCCTCCGCCACCATCAGCACCCGTCCGCCGGCCTCGCACACATTGTTGATTGCCGGAACATGGGCCGTGCCCGGCCACTGACCTTCACGAAACCAGGCGAGCCGGTCTGCAGCCGGCAGCGACGCCACCGCGAACAGCCCGTCGCGTTGACAAAAATTGAACGTGATCCACAGATTGCCCGCGGCGATGGCAAGTGCCGCAACCGCTGCCACGCGCGACTGCAGCGCCATGCGATCCACTGCGATTCCAATCGCCAGCGCGGCCACAGGAACCAGCGTGACGGCGAATCGGCCGTAGAGGTGCGACGCGAAGAGCCACCACGTAGCCGTTCCCACGATAACCAAGCCCATCGCAATCAGGCTTTGCTTTGGCGCGGCCGTGGCAGTTCGACGTCGCAGAGCTAGCACCAGCCATGCCCCGGCTCCGAGAACCATCACCGAGCCGAAAAGCTCGGCCCCGACGATCTCGCTCCCGAATCGCGACAGGCGGCCTCCCAGCGAACGCCATTCGGGGGCCGGGAGATGCCCCGCATGCCATCGAGCGGCAGCTTCGT includes these proteins:
- the ftsH_2 gene encoding ATP-dependent zinc metalloprotease FtsH encodes the protein MAGPTPADASRLTELISSRPPCVYIPTHEEAWALTLVREAVCGDAEEYLTWSIIDGLRDGLVRDQPAIPETEHPAGALFYLYKRIETVRAAVMLDLVAHLEDARTARLARQLVQRCAETKRTLILIDHRDELPPVLASEAVRFELSLPGDGEIESLVTESLRNHHQQSPLRVDIPRSAFDAILRNLRGLTRREILRIIEETVATDRVFNADDLDTVLTRKRQLVRSGGLLEFITAPASMDDVAGLTRLKAWLNVRRKAMQREAEAVGISAPRGILLLGVQGSGKSYCAKAVATAWQRPLLRLDPGALYDRYIGESERRLRDALGQAERMAPIVLWIDEIEKGFASAASRNIDGGLSQRMFGSLLTWMQEHRAPVFIVATANDIEALPPELLRKGRFDEIFFVDLPTPAVREQVFTIHLRKRSQDPSKIDVAALAAATDGFSGAEIEQAIISALHDAFATKAKLTTDQLLAAVQATVPLSVTMDRKVAALRAWAATRCVQAD